TGGCATCACAACGATTTGCCGGCATTCGACGAGGTCAATTCGATGTATCTGTCAAAATAATTCAGGCAGCCACGTTCAGCTTTCTTCGCTCAGCGACCTGCTGAAATAATTCCAGACAGCATCGTCGGGCGGCTGAGCCGTCAGGATGATCTCTTCCTTTTTTACCGGGTGCAGGAATACCAACCGGCGGGCATGGAGATGGATCGAGCCGTTCTCATTGGTTCGCTCAGCGCCGTACTTGACGTCACCTTTTATCGGACATCCCATGGTTGAAAGCTGGACTCGGATCTGATGGTGCCTTCCGGTATGCGGTAAAACTTCCAGCAAGTAATAGTGGTCGGATTTTCCGAGTAGCCGGTAATCCAGCCAGGCTCGCGACGAACCCGGAACCTCTTGCGCGTAGGCGCGGCTCTTGTTGTTTTTCTCGTCTTTCTTCAGATAATGGATCAAGGAGCCGGATGCTTGCGGTGGTGCGGTACGAACCACCGCCCAGTAGGTTTTTTGGGTACGGCGTTCCCGGAAGAGTTCATTCATCCTGGCCAGGGCCTTGGAGGTGCGAGCAAAAACCACAACACCACTCACCGGCCTGTCCAGCCGATGCACAACCCCCAGGAAGACCTCTCCGGGCTTCTTGTATTTCTCCTTGATGTAGGCTTTGAGCAGATCGCCCAACGGCGCGTCGCCGGTCTTGTCGCCTTGTACAATGTCGCCGGGGCGTTTGTTGACCGCGATCAGGTGATTGTCTTCGTAGAGGATCTCCGGAAGTCCTGTACGCTCAGTACTGCTCATGCTTGTTCGGGAAATCCTTCGACTTTACATCGCTGATGTAGCGCTCGGTGGCTGCTTTGATATCGTCGTACAGGTTCATGTATCGGCGGAGGAATCGCGGACTGAACTCGTGGGTGATACCCAGCATATCGTGCAAGACCAGGACCTGTCCGTCCACACCGGCTCCGGCACCGATACCGATGATCGGAATTTTCACCTCGGCTGCCACACGCGCCGCGAGTTGAGCAGGTATCTTTTCAAGCACGATGGCAAAGCAGCCCGATTCGGCCAGGATGTGCGCGTCTTCGATGAGCCGTTGAGCCTCGGTATCTTCCTTGGCCCGCACGACGTAGGTGCCGAATTTGTAAATGGACTGTGGGGTCAGTCCCAGGTGGCCCATCACGGGCACACCCGCCGTCAGGATGCGTTCGATGCTTTCTTTCACTTCACGACCGCCTTCCAGCTTCACGGCATGTGCGCCGGATTCCTTCATGATGCGGATCGAAGAGTTGAGGGCTTCCTTCGAATTTCCCTGATAGGATCCGAAGGGGAGGTCGACGACTACCAAAGCCCGGCTGACGGCACGAACCACCGAGGCCGCGTGATAGATCATCTCGTTGAGCGTGATGGGCAGGGTGGTCTCGTAGCCTGCCATGACGTTCGAGGCGGAATCGCCTACCAGCACCACATCGATCCCGGCTGCGTCGATGATGCGCGCCATGGAATAGTCGTAGGCGGTCAGCATGGAGATTTTTTCTCCCCGCCGCTTCATTTCCTGCAGGACGTGTGTAGTGATCTTTTTTTCTTCGGAAGATTGTGCTGAAGACATGGGGGGAGGGTGTTATTCCTGGTGACCGTTGTTGAGCGGTTTCTTGATGACCGGTTTAGCTTGTCGGCAACGCTGAAGGGAGTCGCGCAGCGCCTGGTTCTCCTTTTTCAGGTGTGCCAGCTCTTCCTGCAGTCGGATTGGGTCGTCGGCGGCCACTGGTAAGACGATGATCGGTTCTTCGTTCTGGTCCGGTGTGCGCACATCGATCCAGTCGACGCGACCGCTGGAGTTCGGCCCGATCGCAATTCCAAAATCCCCGCCGAAGTATTGCGGTTCGGAAAACGAGGTAACGAACTGACCGTTAATATAGACATCATAATTGCGGTCTGCCGTGCGTACCTGAATGGTATTCCAGGTGCTTTTCCCGTTTAGCCATTCGCACTTTGTCCATCCCAGGTTGCGGTTATCGCCCGTTAACAACCGATAGCTGACTCCGACCAGTTGTCGGATGCGGTATTCCTTTCGTGCGTTCAATTCGAGGGTGAATCCGCCGTTACCGGAAGGCTGTGCCATAAAGATCAGTCCGATACCCGACTCCGGATCGGTACCGTCATCGATCCGCAGCGATGCGGTCAGGCTGAACGGAGCCTGGATGTTTTTAAGCGATGGGAAAGAAGAGTAGGAGCCACTCGACTTCCGCTGAAGGATGTACTCGCCTTTTTGGAGCAACAGTAAGTTGCTGGCATTCGACAATTCCTTCCAGTGGCCGCTATCCGAGACAAAATCATCGCGGAAGAAGGTCTTGGGAAAATCCAGACGGACCTTTTGGCCATTAACATCCGCGATCGTAAAGCGGTATGTTAATGCGGTAACCGTCATGGCCATGTAAAAGAGCCGGTAGCGCATGCTACAAACCTACGAATTCATTTCCTGTTCCATGAAAAACGGTAGTTTTGCGAAGAATGAAAAAGTCTCTCCTCTTCCTTTTCGCTGCCCTGACACTGGCCTCTTGTTCCGAGGAAATCGACCTGACCGCCGACTACAAGGAAACCATGGTCCTCTACGGCTTATTGGATCCCAACGCGACCAATCAATACGTTCGGATTTCCAAGGCCTTCCTGGGCGAAGGGAATACACTTCAAATGGCCCAGCAGTCCGATTCCATCAACTATGCCAATGTGCTGGATGTTCGATTGGAACGGTTGTCCAATGGCGTGGTGGTCAATACCTATCCGATGACGCGTATTGATACGATCCCGAAGGAGAACGGGGTCTTCGCGGCACCCTATCAGGTGATCTATACGACCAACCAGCGGATACTGACCGATGGTTCGCTTTATCGCATCGTTGCGCGCAATACGGAAACCGGCGTGGAAGCCAGCTCGACCACACGGATCGTTGGCAGCATGCAGGTGTTCAATCCATCTCCCACTGTCCCGGTAGTTGATTTCTCCGCCTTTGGTGAAACAAGGCCGCGCATCAAGGGTGGTGACAATGGGCGATTGTTCGGCCTCATCATGCGCTTTCGTTATATCGAAATAGATTCGTTGGGCGCAGTCACCCGTCATACGGCAGACTGGTTATTCCCGGACCAATTGGCAACCCAAACGGGTGAGCAGGTGGAATTCGTTTACCAGCGTCAGGACTTTTACCGGATCATAGGCTCGCAGATACCGGTGAAGGCCGGCGTCACCCGTAAACTCGATACCCTGACGGTTGGGCTGGGTGCCATTGAGTTCCGTTTTTATTCCGCTACGGAAGACGTCTATACCTACCAGCAATTGGTTAATCCGGCCAATACGGGCGTCGTTCAGGACCGGCCGAGTTTTACGACGGTTGAGAACGGCCTGGGCTTGTTCAGCAGCCGTTTGTTACAGCAGGAGTACCGTAACCTCACGGCCAATTCCCTCGCGGCATTCGATACGAGTGCCTATACGCGCGATTTGAATTTCAGCTTTTAATGCCGCTTTGTCAGGTCATTTTTGACCTAAAAAGCGCCATTTATTCCAGTTCTGCCACTTTTTCGCCAGATTTTTGACTGGCACTATGATTGACTTTCGGGGAGCGCATTACGCACCACATCCTGAAAATCCAATCATCATGAGAAAAGTAATAGGCATTGACCTGGGTACCACCAACTCCTGTGTGGCTGTCATGGAAGGCAACGAGCCGATCGTAATTCCAAACAGCGAAGGGCGCCGGACCACCCCGTCAGTCGTCGCATTCCTCGACAATGGCGAGCGTAAGGTCGGTGATCCCGCCAAACGTCAGGCCATCACCAATCCGCGCAACACCGTTTATTCGATCAAACGTTTCATGGGAGAGACCTTTGACCGGACTACCAAAGAGAAGGAACGTGTTCCCTATGATGTCGTAAAGGGCGATAACAATACCCCGCGCGTCAAGATCACGGACCGACTGTATACACCGCAGGAGATCTCGGCGATCGTACTGCAGAAAATGAAAAAGACGGCGGAAGACTACCTCGGTTACGAGGTGTCCGAAGCGGTCATCACGGTACCCGCGTATTTCAACGATGCGCAACGTCAGGCAACCAAAGAGGCTGGTGAGATCGCCGGATTGAAGGTGCTCCGCATCATCAACGAGCCGACCGCGGCTTCTCTGGCTTATGGCCTCGACAAGCAGGCGAAGGATGAAAAGATCGCCGTCTTCGATTTGGGCGGTGGAACGTTCGATATCTCGATCCTCGAACTGGGTGACGGTGTGTTCGAAGTGAAATCCACCAATGGCGATACCCACCTGGGAGGCGACGATTTCGATCAGAAGATCATCGACTGGCTCGCCGACGAATTCAAAAACGACGAAGGGATCGACCTGCGCAAGGATCCGATGGCGCTCCAGCGCCTGAAGGAAGCTGCGGAAAAGGCCAAGATCGAATTGTCGAGCTCCGCGCAGACGGAGATCAACCTTCCTTACATCATGCCGGTCGACGGTATTCCGAAGCACCTGGTGAAGACCCTTTCGCGCGCCAAGTTCGAGCAACTGTGCGATGACCTGATTCAGCGTACGCTGGCCCCCTGCAAAAAGGCGTTGGAAGATGCCGGCTTGCAGCCATCCCAGATTGATGAGGTCATTCTGGTAGGGGGCTCCACCCGTATCCCGGCCATTCAGCAGATCGTCGAAAAGTTCTTCGGAAAGCAACCGCACAAAGGTGTCAACCCCGATGAGGTGGTCGCGATCGGCGCAGCCATCCAGGGCGCTGTACTCACCGGTGAAGTGAAAGACGTATTGCTCCTGGACGTGACCCCACTGTCGCTCGGTATCGAAACGATGGGCGGTGTGATGACCAAATTGATCGAGTCGAATACGACCATTCCGACCAAGAAAAGCGAAGTCTTCTCAACGGCTTCCGATAATCAACCGTCTGTAGAGATCCACATCCTGCAGGGCGAGCGTCCGATGGCCCGCGACAACCGCACCATCGGCAGGTTCCACCTTGACAGCATTCCTCCGGCTCCCCGCGGTGTTCCGCAGATCGAAGTGACCTTCGATATTGATGCCAACGGCATCCTGCATGTAACCGCAAAAGATAAAGCCACCGGCAAATCGCAGAACATCCGGATCGAAGCTTCTTCCGGTCTCACCGACGATGAGATCAAGAAGATGAAAGCGGAAGCGGAAGCTAACGCGGATGCCGACCGTAAGGTGAAGGAAGAAACGGAGAAAGTCAATCAGGCCGACTCGCTGATCTTCCAGACAGAAAAGCAGCTCAAGGAATACGGCGACAAACTCTCCTCTGGTAACCGCGAAAACATCCAGCGCGCACTCAGTGAACTGAAGGATGCGCACAAGGAACGCGACCTCGGTAAGATCGACACCGCTTTGGCCAACCTCAATAACGCATGGCAGGCTGCCTCTGAAGAGATGTACAAAGCCAGTCAGCAGCAAGGAGCTCCCGGAGCTGACCAGGCAGCCGGCGGACAAGGTAAAGCCGATGGTGAAGTCACCGACGTTGATTTTGAAGAGGTGAAGGACGAGAAGAAGTAATCGACCGATCCGATTTTTCCGAAATGGCCGACCAGGCGTACCTGGCCGGCCATTTTTTTATGCTCTTCGTCATGTCGATCAAGTGGATTCACAGCTACCTTTAATGCCTTATGATGGCCCGAAGTGGTTTCCATTTGATCGTATTTTGGCTGTGTCTCACCGGCAGCTTGTTGGCTCAGCCCGCTGCTCCTTTCGCGCGTTACATAGGATCGCCGGGTAATTACCCTCCGGAATACCGGATCCAATCCGGCCCTGACGGCTATTTCCTGCTGCACAATTTCGTCGATTCCACCTTGTTCGTTCCGCAACTGTCAAAGGTCCGAAACAATGGTGCTGCCGAATGGAGCCGCGATATCGCCCTTTCGGGTGTAGTGTCGCCGAGGGCCAGATTGCTCCTGGCTGATACGACCGGTATGCTGATGGCCGGAACTCTTCAGCAAAATGGTTACAAGACATTTGTTACCCGGTTGGATACTTCCGGTGGTCTGCTGTCGAATCTGGTTATAGACTTCGGTGGTTACAACGAACCGGTCGTTCTTCGGAGAGGTAGGGCAAGTTGTCTGATAGCCGGATATCGGGATTTTCCGGATGGACTTGGTCGCTTCACCTTTGATATGACTATGCTGCGGTTGGATTCGAATGATCAGGTAGTACGTGCTTCGGCCAGTGGAAACGATTCAACTGATTTTACCCTGACTGCAGCAGCCATCTTGCGTGATGGTCGTACAATCTCGGTCGGCGAGGTGGGGAACCGGGCAATGGCACGCTTCCAAAGTCAACTGGCATGGTGGTCGGATCGAGACAGCCTGCTTCGGATGTTGCAGGTGGATGACGGGAGTTTTTACACACGCTTGCGTCCAGTGGAAATCATCCTCTCCGGTGATTCCGCCCTCTTCGTTGCTGCTTCCGGAAGTACGATTGCCGGAAACGAACACGAAGTGGTGGTGTTTAAATTGGATACTGCCGGCCAAATGATCTGGTCGAGACGTTATTATCAGATTGCCTATGACCTGGAGGTCCGAACCATGGCGACCGATCGGTTCGGGCGGATTTGTCTCACCGGCAACTGTTACCGTACGGTAAATGACAACGGGACATTCCTCTTACGGCTGGATCAGGATGGCAATGTGTTGGATGGGGCCTTGTTCAAGGCGCCGGTCTTCACCTTCGGCGGCAACGCGACAACCGACCTTTTGATCGAGCAGGATGGCAGCTGGACGTACCCGGTCTATTATTATGCCGGGAATCTCTATACCCCCGCATTGGTGCATTCCGATACCAGCTTACTGAGCGTATGCGCTGATCTGAATGAACAATTCGTTTTTGCGATGGCCGGGGCGAATCTGATGTTGCTTCACATGACACCGCCGGATCAGGAATTTTTGTCGGTTGCGCCCGATACACTCGGCATCAGTTTTACAAACCGAAGCGTTCACGAGGGTGATTTATGTCTCGCTGTAACGATCGAAAACGATTCCTATACGAATGGCGCGGTGATCAAGGTGTATCCTAATCCGGCCAGTGACCGTGTCTTTTTATCGGGCTTATCGGGTGATCTCGAACTGAGCATCCTCGATGTATCGGGTCGCGCAGTTTATTCAACCCATCAGATCCGTTATGAAGAGGGTGATCCGATCAGATTACCGGAGTTGACTCCGGGTCTTTTTCTGCTAAGGGTTCGCCACGAGGAAGGCAGTTACATCCACCGGTTGTTGATCAGGTAAGGACCTGCCTCACGTTTGCAGCGTCTCCGCCCGGCGTGATTTTCTGTAGCGGTAGATCGTGTGCAATACGACCGTCAGCAGAATGATGACAGCGCCGAAATAAAATCCGCTGTTGAGAATCTTACCTTCATTCGCGAAGAGTACGGCCAGAATGATACCATAGACCGGTTCCAGGTTAAGCGCGAGCGCCATGGTATAGGCCGACACTTTTCGAAGCGCTTTGAGCGAAAGAATCCAGGTCCAGACCGTGCACACCAAGGCCAATATCAAGAGGTAAATCCAGTCCGTCAGCGTCGGAATGAACTGATGCGTTGGTTGTACCAATACGTATACCGGTAATAGCAGCGTCAGAAAGCTGAAACCGGATCCCAATTCAATGAAGCTGATGATCGTAGGGTCATAACGTGACGCGATGCGCCGGTTAAAGACACTAAAAGTTGCGCTGAGCAGAGCGCTGATCAGGCCGACCAGGATACCTGCCGAAGCGGATGCGTCGGACCGGTAGATCGTAAAGATCCCGGTCAGGGCCATGGCGGAAAACAGGATCTCGACATGATCGAATCGCTGCCGGTTGACAAGTGGTTCAATAAACGACGAGAACAGCGCGATGGAAGAAAGGCAGATCATCGCTACTGAAATACTGGAAAGCTTGATCGAGCCGTAAAAGGTCAGCCAATGCAACATCACCAGGATGCCGATACCCGAAATGTTCATCCATTCGGACCGATTCAGTTTCGGCCATCCTTTTCCCGGTAGGACAATGAGCGAAAAGCTGATCCAGCTCAGGAGGATCCGGTACCACACCAGCATGCCTTCATTCAACTGGATCAATTTTCCGAGCAGGCCCGTAAACCCCCATATAAAGATCGCCAGGTGCATCTGGAAGTAAGCGCGCTTCATCGGGACGAGGGTGATGCTGGAAGATTAAGGGTTTAAGCGGTGGGGTCAGGGGAGAAATCGGTCAAGCTCCCGGTATAGTTCAAAAATCGGCAAACCCATCACGTTAAAGTAACTCCCATCGATCGATGAAATGATCGGTACATGTTTGTCGGGATCGGCAGCAAGCGATTCTTCAAAGAGCCGGGGTTTGCCAAGATGATCGAGAAATGCACGTTCTTCTGTTGAACAGGGATTCATGTTTTTCGGAAGACATTCCTGCGCTCCGTAGGCCCCGGCTTTGTCGTAGGGTTGATATTCATCGATGTAGGTTTCGATTTCCGAACTGGAAAGCGGTCGGAAGGTTACGGTCGTTTCTACACTAAAACAATACCGCTTCCCAAGCAGGCTCAGGCATACGCCGGTAAACACCTGGTGCCGGTTACCTTGCAGCCGGTCGAGGATGCGAACCGCATCAGCACGATCGACCGGCTTACCGAGAACATGTCCGTCCTGCCAGACGATCGTATCAGCTGTCAGCAATAATTGACCGGCAGCCAGAGCCTCGTCAAAAGCCATGGCTTTGAACTCGGCCAGGTGAAGGGCTACTTCGGCTCCTTGCAGGTGTCCGGGCGGGACTTCCGGAACGTCCTTTCGGAGGACTTGGATGGGCCATCCGATCCCTTCCAGGAGTTGCCGCCTGCGAGGAGATCCTGAGCCCAACAGCAGTTCTGTATAGCTGGTTAACAGGCGTTTGTGAACACTCCGGGGATCCATATGGCGAAAGTACGAATACGGATCTTCAACCCGCTTCATGCGGCTCACCCTGCGTGAAAAATGTATCTTTGGTTCCGGGCACTCGCTGCGAATTCGTGTTCAACCGTCTGCTTTTCGTTCTGCTGTTATTGCCGCTTGCTACCGCGGCCCAGGATACGCTTGTCATTCGGCTCCTGGAGGATTCCCTGCAACGGGAACGGAATGATAGTCTCCGGATCAAATACCTGAACGACATTTCCTGGCAATACCATTCGTCCGATATCGAGCGGGCAATCAGTTATGCCGATCGTGCAGGCGTCCTGGCACATAAATCCGGTAACCAATGGGGAATCGCGAAATCCTACATTCTCCACGGAGTTTATTTTACCATCCAGGGGCAATACGATTCCGCCATCGCCAACTATGAACGATGTCTGGCATTGCGCCGGTCGCTCGGGGATTCCGCAGGGGTAGCTGCTACGTATCATGATATCGGCAGTGTCCACCTGTTTCGCGGCGATTATGGCCCTGCCTTGGACTTCTTACTGCGGTCATTGCGGCTGGAGCAAACCTATGGTACGCCGCAGAACGTAGCGGAAGGTTTCGTCAATGTCGGCAACGTCTATATGGCCATGAAGCGCTATGATGACGCGCTGACGAATTATTACCAGTACCTGAAGATCATTACGCCGCAAGGCGATGACGTGGCCATGGTGGAGGTGTTGAACAATATCGGGAATGCCTTATTGGTCAAGGAGCGGATAAAGGAAGCCGACTCGTCTTTTCAAGTGGCTATCGAACTCGCTCGAACGAAAGGAAGTCTTGACGGCGAAGCCATGAGCCTCAGCGGAATGGCCAGTGTGCAGTACAAGCGAAAAAACTACACGGCCGCTGAATCTTTGCAGCTTCGCGCCATTCGGATATGGGAAACCTTGGGCAATCCGGCGTCCATGGCGGAGGGATGGAACTTGCTGTCCGAACTGTATTTCACGAACGGACAATTGCGCGAGAGTATACACGCTGCGGACAGCGCATTGGCGCTCGCAGAAGAGATTGAATCGAAGAAACAGATGCGGGATGCCTACGGTCATCTCGCCGATGGTTATGCCGGTTTGAAGATGCACGAGAAAGCGTTCGAGTACCTGGGAAGTTACGTGCGCTATCAGGATAGTCTTCAGGATGAGGACCTGAATGAACGCATCGCGGAAATGCAAACGCGTTTCGATACCGAGCGGAAGGAGGCGGAAAACAGGTTGTTGCAACAGGATAATCGGATCAAAGACCTTCAGTTGGCACGGAGTACCACGGTGCGCTGGATATTGGTCGGTGCATTGTTCGTCGGTTGGGTGATCGCCTATTTGTTGTACAGTCGCTTCAAACAACGGCAGCAATTGCGTATGCGGGAGGCGCTGCTGGAGGAACGCGAGCAGCGTACGCGTGCGGTGGTGGAAGCTGAGGAGCACGAACGCGTCAGGATCGCCCGTGAATTGCACGACGGCGTAGGGCAGCTGCTTGCGGCTGCTCGTTTGAATATTTCCCGACTTGAATCCTCCGGGAGTCATGAAGCACTTCAAACCGGATTGCAATTGTTGGACGAATCAGCACGGGAAGTCAGGTCGATTTCACATGCCATGATGCCGTCGGCCCTTTCCTCCAAGGGGCTTGTAGAGGCGATCACCGGTTTTGTACAAAAGATCTCCAAAGGTGGCCTGCATGGAAGTGTCGATGCATCAGCTATGGAAGGCCGATTGACGAGCGAGCAGGAAGCGATTCTCTTCCGGGTGATCCAGGAATTGATCGGAAACATTCTGCGCCATGCGAAAGCCACCGTCTTTTCGGTCCAGTTCGTCCGGCATGAGCATACGCTTAGTATCCTCGTGGAAGACGACGGCCGGGGTATGCCAGGAGACATGGCCGGGAATGCTGAAGGCATTGGAATGAAAAATGTCCGCACCCGTGTGCACTATCTTGGTGGCGAGGTTTATTGGGATAGCCAGACAGGGAAGGGGACAACCGTCAATATTGAAATTCCACTGGGTAATGGATAGGATCATACGAGTGTTTCTGGTGGATGATCACCAGGTCCTGCTGGAGGGTATCCGTTCGCTGCTGATGCAGGCGCCCGGCATTGAAGTGGCAGGCATTGCTGTTTCCGCTAATGCTGCCCTGGAAGCGTTCCAATCCTCGCAACCCGATGTGTTGCTGACAGACGTTCAATTACCCGGAATGGACGGCGCGGCCCTGACCAGGGAGGTGAAGCGCTTGTACCCATCGGTCATGGTTTGCGCCCTCAGCATGTCAGGCGACCGTGAGACGATTGGAAAACTGCTGGATGCCGGAGCAACCGGATATATCCTCAAGAATACCGGACAGGAAGAACTGCTTCAGGCGATCCGGACGGTAGCCCGGGGTGAGTTGTATTTTTCCGACGAGGTGTCTGCCGAAATGATGCGCGCCCTCGCCTCGCGTAAAGAGCAGCCCGTCGCACCTCAACCAGTACTGACCTCACGGGAAATTGAGATTGTCCGCCTGATCGCAAAGGAATTTTCAAACGCCCGGATCGCGGAAGCACTGTTCATCTCTGAACGGACGGTGGAAACCCATCGGAAGAACATTTTCCGAAAGACCGGAACCAAGTCGGTCGTCGGCTTGCTCAAGTTCGCGATGGAGCAGAATTTACTTTGATATTTTACTGATTTCAACATTATCCGGCCGCTATCCGTGCTGGTGGGTATGCGATTTACCCGGAGGACGGGATTGATAGGACCTGTTCGCAGATACATTTTTGCAACGGGAAATATCAGTTGTCTATGAATCGTATCTTCTTGATGGTGCTTTGTTGTACCCTGTTTTTTGCGGGGCTTTATGCTCAGCCGATAGCAGACCCTAAATTGATCGAGCAGCGTGTGCACGCGGAGTTGGACGCCTGGCAACAGGACCCGGCTCAATTGTCGTTCGTAGCCCGACATTTTCCGGAGGTGCGTGGAACGGTGGTCGCCGACATCACCCTTTCCGGAAAGGGACGCATCGAGACCTTTTTTCTAAGCGAGACGGATATCAAGGAACCCCGCTTCCTGGAGTACCTGCAGAAGCAGGTGAAGAAACACAAATTAAAGACGGTATTGCACAAGGGCGCTCGACAGAAAGTGCGTCACCGCTTTGTCTGGAATTAACCCCTAACACAAATACGTACGAAAATGAAAAAGCAATTACTCGCGCTGGTCACAGTCGCGCTGCTCGGAACGGGATATGTCCGCGCTCAAGACGATGAATTCCCGCAAGTATGGGAAGCAGAATTCACCAATAAGGCCAAAGTGCTCTCGGTCGTGAATTCCGACGGATCCATGATCGTCGGATCCGACGAAAATGAAGTCAGTGTACTCGATGGTCAAGGGAAACAACTTTGGTATAGCCGGTTCAAGGACCTGACCGACAAGGAAGGTGTGAAGAACGGAGAGCTTCAGAATATCTACTTTGATGCCGGCATGCTTTTTCTGTTTGAAAAGAAAATGGGAAAGGACAAACTGACGGTCGTTGATATCAAGGCAGGAAAAGCCTTGTGGACGACTGATCGTTATTCGGATCTCACGGAGGATAACATCGAATACATCCCGCAGTTGGGCGCATTCTTCTTTTCATTGAAGAATACTACGGTCCTGGTGGATGCCAAGACAGGCCAGCAGCGCTGGGAAACCGACAAGTTCAAAGGCTCGGTCGGGGCCTTCCTCTATGACGATTCGCGCAATGAGTTGCTGATGATCAATTACAAGCCCTCTCAGCTGGCTGCCTTGTTCAGCGGATTCAAGAACCAGTTGATACGCATCAATGCCGCCAACGGGGAAGTAAAGTGGAGCACGAGTTTCTTTGGCTTCGTGGAACGAAAGGTCCTGACGCGTGAAGCTTTGGCCAGCCTCACCCTGAAAGGCGGCAAGGTATTCCTGGAGCTGGACGGTATCCAGGTGTTTGATCACGAGACGGGTCAAATGCTCTGGAGCGCGGTCTATGAATCCGACGAGGAAACGCGAAGGGGTCTTTTCAACCGAGGCCCCCATGGCGGACGGGTGATCAAAGGTGGTATCTACGGCGCAATTGCCGAGCCATTGTATACCAACGACGGTGTATATGTTGTGCTGGGTAGCGGAAAGCTCCGCACCAAGTTCATCGCCAAGTACGATCTGGAGTCCGGTAAGAAACTCTGGGAATCAGAAAAGATCACCGGTGCCGGCGCTATGCCCAATCTGCACCTGGAAGATGGCCGCCTGGTGGCACAGATCGGCGGTATTGTGAATAAGCAAACGATCGAAAACAAGGTGGAGACCGGTCCTAACGGCACTGTTACGACCATCTACTACAACAACGAGTGGGACTTCATGGGCGGATACGGCATTATCGCCCTTGATCCGGCTTCTGGAGCCAAGGTTTGGCGGTCCGAGAAATTCGACAAACGCATCACCGACCTCGTCTTCGGGGACGGAATGGTCTTCGCGGGTTCGGGGGACGAATTCTACGGGTTTGATGTGAAATCGGGCGAGATGAAGATTAACGTCGATCACTCCAAGGGTGCAGTTGGGAAATCCATGTGGGCCTTCGATAACGGTGAAAGTGTCGCATTGGTTTGTGATAAGGGTCTTGCTGCCTACAACAAGAAAGACGGTGCAAAGCTCTATACGACCGATAAATTCCGGGGTGTCAGTGCATACCACCACGTAGGCGGTAATTTCTTTCTTCGTCGCGACAACGGTAGCAGTAACACCATTTGCGCGGTGGATCTAAAAACC
This genomic stretch from Bacteroidota bacterium harbors:
- a CDS encoding RNA pseudouridine synthase; translation: MSSTERTGLPEILYEDNHLIAVNKRPGDIVQGDKTGDAPLGDLLKAYIKEKYKKPGEVFLGVVHRLDRPVSGVVVFARTSKALARMNELFRERRTQKTYWAVVRTAPPQASGSLIHYLKKDEKNNKSRAYAQEVPGSSRAWLDYRLLGKSDHYYLLEVLPHTGRHHQIRVQLSTMGCPIKGDVKYGAERTNENGSIHLHARRLVFLHPVKKEEIILTAQPPDDAVWNYFSRSLSEES
- the panB gene encoding 3-methyl-2-oxobutanoate hydroxymethyltransferase, whose protein sequence is MSSAQSSEEKKITTHVLQEMKRRGEKISMLTAYDYSMARIIDAAGIDVVLVGDSASNVMAGYETTLPITLNEMIYHAASVVRAVSRALVVVDLPFGSYQGNSKEALNSSIRIMKESGAHAVKLEGGREVKESIERILTAGVPVMGHLGLTPQSIYKFGTYVVRAKEDTEAQRLIEDAHILAESGCFAIVLEKIPAQLAARVAAEVKIPIIGIGAGAGVDGQVLVLHDMLGITHEFSPRFLRRYMNLYDDIKAATERYISDVKSKDFPNKHEQY
- a CDS encoding DUF4249 family protein; translated protein: MKKSLLFLFAALTLASCSEEIDLTADYKETMVLYGLLDPNATNQYVRISKAFLGEGNTLQMAQQSDSINYANVLDVRLERLSNGVVVNTYPMTRIDTIPKENGVFAAPYQVIYTTNQRILTDGSLYRIVARNTETGVEASSTTRIVGSMQVFNPSPTVPVVDFSAFGETRPRIKGGDNGRLFGLIMRFRYIEIDSLGAVTRHTADWLFPDQLATQTGEQVEFVYQRQDFYRIIGSQIPVKAGVTRKLDTLTVGLGAIEFRFYSATEDVYTYQQLVNPANTGVVQDRPSFTTVENGLGLFSSRLLQQEYRNLTANSLAAFDTSAYTRDLNFSF
- the dnaK gene encoding molecular chaperone DnaK, encoding MRKVIGIDLGTTNSCVAVMEGNEPIVIPNSEGRRTTPSVVAFLDNGERKVGDPAKRQAITNPRNTVYSIKRFMGETFDRTTKEKERVPYDVVKGDNNTPRVKITDRLYTPQEISAIVLQKMKKTAEDYLGYEVSEAVITVPAYFNDAQRQATKEAGEIAGLKVLRIINEPTAASLAYGLDKQAKDEKIAVFDLGGGTFDISILELGDGVFEVKSTNGDTHLGGDDFDQKIIDWLADEFKNDEGIDLRKDPMALQRLKEAAEKAKIELSSSAQTEINLPYIMPVDGIPKHLVKTLSRAKFEQLCDDLIQRTLAPCKKALEDAGLQPSQIDEVILVGGSTRIPAIQQIVEKFFGKQPHKGVNPDEVVAIGAAIQGAVLTGEVKDVLLLDVTPLSLGIETMGGVMTKLIESNTTIPTKKSEVFSTASDNQPSVEIHILQGERPMARDNRTIGRFHLDSIPPAPRGVPQIEVTFDIDANGILHVTAKDKATGKSQNIRIEASSGLTDDEIKKMKAEAEANADADRKVKEETEKVNQADSLIFQTEKQLKEYGDKLSSGNRENIQRALSELKDAHKERDLGKIDTALANLNNAWQAASEEMYKASQQQGAPGADQAAGGQGKADGEVTDVDFEEVKDEKK
- a CDS encoding T9SS type A sorting domain-containing protein; protein product: MMARSGFHLIVFWLCLTGSLLAQPAAPFARYIGSPGNYPPEYRIQSGPDGYFLLHNFVDSTLFVPQLSKVRNNGAAEWSRDIALSGVVSPRARLLLADTTGMLMAGTLQQNGYKTFVTRLDTSGGLLSNLVIDFGGYNEPVVLRRGRASCLIAGYRDFPDGLGRFTFDMTMLRLDSNDQVVRASASGNDSTDFTLTAAAILRDGRTISVGEVGNRAMARFQSQLAWWSDRDSLLRMLQVDDGSFYTRLRPVEIILSGDSALFVAASGSTIAGNEHEVVVFKLDTAGQMIWSRRYYQIAYDLEVRTMATDRFGRICLTGNCYRTVNDNGTFLLRLDQDGNVLDGALFKAPVFTFGGNATTDLLIEQDGSWTYPVYYYAGNLYTPALVHSDTSLLSVCADLNEQFVFAMAGANLMLLHMTPPDQEFLSVAPDTLGISFTNRSVHEGDLCLAVTIENDSYTNGAVIKVYPNPASDRVFLSGLSGDLELSILDVSGRAVYSTHQIRYEEGDPIRLPELTPGLFLLRVRHEEGSYIHRLLIR